ATGTAATCGATGCATGCTTGAAAACCAACGGTGTAATTCGTGAATTTTGGGCACCCGCAAGCCGATTGAAACATGAAAGGTTGCGCTAATGTGACTCCACGAACAGCTTCTTCTTCGTTACTCTGCCAGTCGGCCAATTCATCTCCGACGAAACGTTCCGTCATCAATCGAAACATGCCACACTCGGGCGTGCTGTTAAAATCTCCGCAAAATATAATTGCAAAATGAGCTCTGTCCAGTTGCAGTTCGCGTTCGAATCGTTCGTAGATATCGCGCACATAGAGCATAGAAAAGCCACCCTGTAACAGTCGAATATGATCAGCGTCAGGATGAAAGTAAAAGTGAGTGTTGGCCACGAGCAGGTGCTTGAGCGGATTCTGTCGACACCTTAACAATGTCACACTAACAGCTGTCGAACGTTCTTTGATTCGAGCTGCAAGcttttcgtttgttttgatttgattccATAAATCCTGGAACGTTTCCAAAGTTTCTAAACATTCTCCAATTGTGATTCCTTGTGAATCCAATGCTCTGTAAAACAAAGTATATATTTTTCCATCTTAAACTTATACAACATTACACTTACTCAAAACGGTTTACATCGAAAAATGTAGCTAATCCTTCCGCAGTGTTTCCTTTCGCTTTGAAAAAACCCTCAAAGCTTTTCATTCGCAGAACCGGTTGTAGGTCCATATTAAAGACTTTTTTATCGACCTCTTGAAGACAGATAATGTCCGCATTGTACCCCAAAAGTTCCTTGATAAAGAGTTGTTTCCTATAGTCTATATGGAGCGCATAGTTCGAGCAGTATCCGAACAATTCGTTCCTACTATAGTCACTGTCTGCGTACAGGTCTGCCAGGATATTGTAGGTAACAACtcgaaactgaaactgattggCAAGCTTATTTTGAGTGAACAAGTGACGAACTTCAAAAGGACATTGACCAGGACCCGCCTCTATTTCACCGTTAGAGATAACTTCTGATGACGCTCCTGTTTCTTGTAACGTTTTCGGTATACAGACGAACTTCAAGTGATAACCAACGTCGTTAGACGTGACTAGATGCGAGAATCCTTCTCCTATCAGTTGCCACTcgatttgttctgcgttttttgACTTAGGCATCTTACCGCGATACCACTGGAAACTTGAATGCTCTTTTTCAGCAAATAACAGTTCTAGCTTTGAAGGGTAGACATAAAATCCTGCTAGAATTGAGTGCGGCAGGTTGATTGCCTGCACAGTTGGCGAATTAAAGTTTATTAGAAAATTGTTTTCTAGCACCTTCAATAATATTTCCTTGTTATTTCTGATTCGATTGAGAAGTTCTGAAAATGGCATATCCTTGACATCctgtttattttcagtgtcgaaAAACCGTACGATGACTTCTTCGGGTATATCAGTCTTTATTGGTTCCTCTGTGGTTACCTTTTGAGGTTTTTTCTTTCTGTTGGTCCGTTTttttacttccttttcaatattaGCTCGCATCCGGTCGGCACTGGCATCAATATTTTCAGTAACATTGCGGCAAAAGTTGAAAATCTTGTTGATTTTGTACTTCTCGTTGATCAAATGAAAACTAATGGAACACTGTTCCTCATTCGGAAGCTGTCGGAAGTAAGCAACATTCATGTTGTACCGATGACGAAGGGCAAAATTAGATAAATATTTCAACGAGTTGAAATGTGGCTTATTTGGTAGAatcaaattattaattattacaAAAGAGCAACTTTGATTCCTAAAGCAAGGCACAAGAGAAAGAAGCATTTTCTCTATTTGACAGTTTTATATTGACGTTATTGTCAATGTTTATTTTCGTTAATCATAATGTACACGGAACAAGAAAACTACTGAACTTTGAATACTTTTTTATCAAGTTTCGGAGGTCCGTCCAATTAGAGTGTCTAAAATCTAACATTGATAGTGAATAGAGAAAAACAGCGTTGGATTTTTTGGCTTTGGTTTCAAATATTATATAGGAATAGTCGTTTATTTTCCGATCCATGTTTGAAGAGTCGATTAATTTGTTGATTAATTTTTAAAACACATGCAAAAACCACTTCGCTAGTTGCTAAACTTGTTAAAAAAATGGACCCTGTCAGCTTAATGACAAATCAgtctttcaattcaaattacttgttttatagagaatactagactagtgttatatttatattgggtttgaagaaacAAACTTTTGACaacagtgtggtttgattgtatggtatgaacgtagcttaacatattgttgacaacgccaccaaaacaaaatgcgtcggtttcagaAACCAACTTCCATAGCAGGGGGTGGTAATGtgagagctgaatatcttgGTAATATGATGTCTGCAGCAGGTTAGCAGATTTGATTTGAGATCTCCAAAAATCAGTAGCTTTCATTTTAGAAGAAGGATTCAAAACAAAGACAAATCAAAGGCATGGAACATATAgtttatctatttttttctaGCGATTAGGTAGCAAATGTAAAGAGTGAGTGTATCTAACCGCGAGTGAAAAAATTGACCTGTCAGGAAGATGTCGAGCTTGACTTGATTTCTCCCAGGGTCCAATAGTAGGAACTAATCAATCTAATTAAAAAAACTCGAAGCACAAGGTTTCACAATTTTATCAGAAAACGTAttcaaccgttttttttttcacgcgatATATGGCTTTAATCTTGCTTAAACGTTTTACCATAAAATGTATAGGTAGTTAAGTCTAAAGTTCGCTTCGGTATTTTGTATGCAGgcggaccctgtcagcttggagcgaaatcaatttttagttcagcaacgccatcgcacggcatcacattcaacatatcatgtcaattgtatgggtgcgcagccttgctattttggcgcgcacgaatttgacatttctctcccctacttctatgtatgatattcgttgcggactcacctgagggcgacatgctcgcaaaaaaggatgttgccaatgatttgttcggggaatgtgagagctggatatcttgttaatatgatgtctttgatgcaGAGCAACGTGTTGACaagtacattttttttgtaatctcGCGTTTTGGAACATAATTTTGTAGACTCTTTTCTAGACTATATTTATTGTcgaagttatttaattacaaaaaAGTTGTCAGGTCGTACATGGCCTGTGTGTTCAGTTCAAACTAACAAATGAATCTAATCTCATCGTTACCGAAACAAAACTAGAAGCGCAAAAAAGGTTGTGCGATATtgccacgtcattacactctaacTATTTTCTGGTGCATTTCGAAATAATATAACACAAAATGCTACAATTTGTAAGTTATTTCGTaacatttgtattattttgtgctTTAAAAAACGGAACAATGTATTATTAAGCTTATTGCAAGAATAAACAACCTAGTGAACACTTGTAGATGTCGCTGCAATCGCAATTATTTTGGAAGTCGTATTCCGAttatgtaatttttttgttttgctttgtacaCAAAATAATCGCGATTGTTTTGTTAAAACCAAcaaaacgattagctgcccttcAAATCAACAAATAGCTGTTTCAAACCGAGATATAGATTCGTACAAAATGTGCTTGTTTTAAACTCGATCATGATTGTTCTCAAACTCATTTATTGAATCAAATCTGACTTATTGTCACTATAATAATAAGACCCATCAAAACTTAAAAATGTTTCTTAttcttcataataaaaaaaatattttttagtcacatcgtaatcaagcagtgaaagGAGAAACGAAGATAATGTCAATTGCTTCTGCAATCCATGAGCGTTCTGACGAGTGAAATGTCCAGAGAATTTTAGAAATCGGTAAAGGACCGATGTTAGTAGGGTGacaaaatgatcaaaatttatcactcataAGCCGATCACGATTAAGAAAAGGAAATTAATTATGAAAACACCAAATCGCGAGTAAGTCTAAAaagttattcatatttttgttctGACGTGAAGTAGTTGTCAGTGTGGTTTCTTCCAACCAAAAAcgtatttgaaaaatcaaaatgattGGAATTGCGAAAGTAAACATTTGCCTAAGAATACATCCCAGAGTTTGAAATCGAACCAACCAACTATTTCCACccataaaattgttgattttaatttgcaataattatggtttcggctttaccgctctgttaaataagaacggctgttatatagtgcctgacgtttcgaccactggttatgacctttttcaaggaaaactgtaagtttattggttatgAAAGATATTACAAAAACATTAAAACTGTGTGCCAACTCACTCTCATCGTTTCTCGTCTAAAAATCGTAAGTGATTTCAATCACATTTGCTCTCTTATCGTTCATCCATCAGAGAAGCTGTTTAAGATTTATTGTAGATTTTCTAGGAGGGGAAGGGGGGGGGTACCTTTCTTGGAACCGAAAACAGACAGTAGCGGCTTGTGGTCAGTCAGTGTGAAATGATGTCCTAGCAAACTGCCTTGTGGAACTTTGTTACTGCATAGACTAGTTGAATTACGATTATATATCAAATCATAATGAAAATCATGCATTTCACACATtaacaattctgtataaaatgttcaaaacgacgaatgtaacaatgagaggttctctttgttttctttctcgatTCTTATTTCATGGACTCAGGTTAACCCACGCAGTCCCTCGGATCAGTCATATATTTAGTATTGGGTGGTTTGTATCGAATGTCAATGAACAGTGTAGCCAGTTACGAAAAACTGTAAATGTGTTTGTGAGAGCTTTAGTATGAAACATTCAGAAATGAATGGATAGCAAGCGTAGCAAGAAAAACGattagcagtaggagtttttccCCCGTTGCCTACTGCTGTTTTTGACGGTGAGTGCGTCGTACGAAAATCGCGAGTTGCAATTTGGAAGCGATCGCGTCGCTTCGCTTTCCTAGTACAACCAACGAAATAATTTTTGAGATTAGGCGTTAATCTCGTCGAAAACATTAAAACGACTAGTTATTTTTTGGTACGCTACTGCACTTGTGATTTTCTCGCAAGAGGAGCACCCACCGAAATCGTGCCGTGAAAAGTGATAATCTTTAAGAAACAAGAAAAGCAAATTTTTATCGATCGATTTCTCTGCTGCTGCCGTTGACGTGAATctgtcaacgtaaaaaaagtggaaaaataaAAACGGGAGGGGTTCAGTGATTGCGTTTTCGAAGGAATTCCTTTGATTTACTGAAGTTTTCATCTGCAGCAAAAACAGTGATTGGGCGAATGCAAACCCGTGGGAAAAATTAAGTGCTACATTTAAAAGCAAGCATACTTCCGGAAGCATCTTGGCCTATCGGCTTCGGAATATGGAAACCTAAATCGACGCTGAAAGTATTTTTCGAGGACCGGCGAACTAGTGAGCTTCTCATTTTGTACAGTTCCGCCTGCCGTGGGGGTACGTGTTCGACGGTAAGTACCTAGCAAAATCCGACCATGGAATTTTGATAATTAAAAAATACTGAAAGAAACAATCAGGTTGAATTATTGATAAGAATGATTCAGGGTATTTTTTGAAGTAATCGAACACTCACATTTACTTTGTACCTGTACTTTGTGATCGTGATCGTTTGAATTTTCACTAACCGACCATTGGGGGAAATAATTGTAtccaaaaagtgaaaataaacaaaaataagtttttgatcataagaCGGTTTACAATTTAACATTGtaataaaatagttttttttcttaatatttATTACTAGTCTGCAAAGCACAAGCGTTTCAATAACTCCAGTATCAAATTTATTGCAATAAACCAATACACATGGAACATCAAAAAGGTAGATAAAGAAATGGTCGATGAACACGTGTCGTTTTTATAGGCCGTATGAGATTATCCGTTCCCAGTTTCATCGTTTATTGATTTCAACATAAACGTTCGTGTTTTGTGTAAAAATACTCGAGCAGAAGTAAGCAAAGTTTACTTTCTCTGTAATTGGTGCATCCGCCCAGCAACAAAGAGTCCTAGCGATTATTAGTcgattactttctctttcaggtGCAATCGCAGGCAAATGCTCTACGTGATCATCATTCGGTGTTCAGAACTCTGCTAGGGTCTAAAAATAGATCCCACTGATTGTACACGGGCAAATAATTCGATCACGGTCATCATCCAACTCGGTACAAGCAGTTTATTTAGAATGCGTGTTCGTTGTTTGATTACATGGGATTCTCTGTAAGAATCTGTCCCGTGTACGGTAATCGCGTCAagattcaatccattgttttaaAAGATGGGACAAATATCTATAGATATTAATAtggaaatttgaacaaaaatgtttaaattcaaagtagagactattgtctatcacccggtgaacgaccaaaattaggtaaaAACCGGGTCTAAATAAAAGATTAAAGTTTGTCTATCAATAAAACCatgaggttattaaattttctgCTTTATTCTGAAAGTTCACGATTGACAGAACAGGGGTTAGACGCATGATACCCGGAATCTATTGTCTAAAAACATCAAAATATCTCTACCCGGTGAACGATGGGAAAACTATGGTGTGATGATTGTGTATAGCTGTTAATGTTGTGTCATAATATTTTTAGTTTTAAGCAAAACTATTCATCCGGGAGCAAAAGTATTGTTTTTATGTAGTTACTGTctgttttttcttatgaatgaaTGTTGCATTTACGAcagtttatgtggaatagaagtTTCTCGTTTGGTTAGTATTCTAAAAACGTCCGAGAGCTCCACAGTAAATTGCAGTCAGTTTCCTTGTAAGGTTGTATATGCACGTCTGATTCGAATATGCAAATTAACTTACCGTATGTGAACAGGTTTCCAAGCGCTGAGAGTCTAGTCAATGAGTTGCTGCTAGACCGTGATGCCCATCCAAGCACGCAAAGCACGAAGTTACCTTGGGCGTTCCGGAGATGGTTTCGATTTTGCGACAGCAATTGTGCAGCTAGAATTGCCTTGCCTTAGTTATTATTGATCGGAAATATTGATTAGGGATAAACAACGTCATTGCGATCGTCAGAAGCTCCAGGATTTGGTGAATCTATTTCGACATTTTGTACACAAGCTAAACAACATTGTCAACAATTATTTATGAACGAAAATAATTAAagtgaaaccttttttttcgaccgaCGCATTTACGAACCAAAGTTGACATTTACTATATAATCCGTCAGAGGATATGCATTATTGGTTTGCGTGCACTGTCGTCGCCGGGTGGATGTTTCACCGGGCTGGCAACGATAGGGCGCTCCAGCAAGTgatatcgtagccaacatctggggcatttggtgggcaatcagagcgctcagagtacggtaaacaaacattcgagcatttcaaatcgagtaaaatcttaattgccttatcgtagtgatgatattctgatcgataatttgcggggaagtgctgttaagggtactgaataaacaagtagtttgtaatatccaattttttgttagccattcttcttcattgttttggtttttgcagaatgatgctggccacagtttcatgacgtcatagcagggggcTGGTTTCACCCCGTGTACTCCTGGTTGATTTACATCACGCACGGCGGCGCTTCAATGGACCGGTCGATTATGTCAATTTTGGTGTGTGCATACTTTCTCTCGATTTTCTTCGGTTGAGTCACCTGCCATTTATTTGTCGATTTCTTGCTGGCGGTGAAGAAAAATCGTGTCTGAATCACATTCATTGCCGGTCAGTGAGCTAACGCCgcagtggttcatttttttgcaaGCCAATTCGGATAAATGCGCCGCTACTACAGACAACTAAATTGGATTAGTTGGTTGTGTGTTTTGCTAGCTCGCACGAATTGACGCTACATGCAATATTTTGCCTCGAATTTCTCAAGGTATACATTAATTATAGAAGTGTTGAGAAATGTTGACGGGTCGAGTAAGTCGGCCATACTGAGTCGAACGATGTTTTCTTGGCATACCTATGGATAAATTTGGTTTTGTTTCCGGTCGTCGACACTcggaattttcaaatttaattggcAATGTTGCTCTTCCTGTTGGTACTATTTTGAGATCCTTGAAAGTACGCAGTATTAATATTTCGTGCGGATGCCCAACGAACCGGCTAAATGCTAGACTTTTTTGACAAAAACAAACTGTTCTAATTCGTCTCAGTACTGACATTTTTCTGGGGTCTGAAATGcatttattccaaaataaaacaaaattaaagattaatcaaagtatcgtccatcgTTAGTTACTACTCTTTCCCACCTTtcaggcaattttcgaattccatttCGAAAAGatgtctcgtcttttgaggtgatccaagtttgaagccaattttcgatttttgcgaaaaaagtaaaccgatgacctgccagatcgtgctgcatccgtcggaacaaccagtaatcagaaggagcaatgtcaggagaatacggcgggtgcggcgaaatgtcccacttgagtgtttccaaatattttttcacaacttttgcgacatgaggccgaacgttgtcatgcaggagacaAACTTTATGTCACAACCACTTTTTGGACCAATGGCAACAATTGACCGGGCACCGAACCTGTTGCCTTTGAATCAGCTGCTCGCAAGTGAAAAATCGCCTTtcaatgtctctcggtttcagttcataagaCATCAAACTGCCTTGCTGTTGAATCATTTCCATGGATTTTAATCGTACACAAACTGTTTGTTGATTCTGCTGGCTCTTCTTGcgtttgactcggatcttcatcgagtaatgtctccaactgtttgtcttcgaaatttttttggttgtcTAAGAGTGAGACACTGAAATCTACGTTCTTGAAACGTCGAAGCCATAtcctacatgatttatcagttggagGATATGCATTATTCACGTAGATTATAACCATAAACATTCGcaagcatttgatgcgcttcagctgcacctttcttccaattaaaacagaaaactaacACAGTGAAAACCAAggttttttcgcaaaaaaaatcgaagcaaTTTGAACTGTATATTAATGACAGCCGCCTAACCTCTGGAAATTATCGACATAACACCCAGAGCCTGcttttgaaaacggaccgaacaactcagtctattttgtatcaattattaatattatttcatcatttggttggaaatttttctaagtttcgatttgaatatatcaagccacgtattttcaatcataaattattgaaattttgattagcagcgagcagtgtcctattttgtctgctaaaaatctccggcataccggattctctgtcatagacgacggttttgaaggagtaagcgatatatcaaaggaaaagcatcgctctgattagtcaatcgatgcaaaagcgaagctgttggaagcacgcgaatctataaatagaagcgaaattatacctaacgtttcagtcctacgcgtagtatgctagagataggttgttgctagacagcaacacAAAAAGTGccctaaaacgatttgaagctttaattggtatgctctgatcttgtgtcatgcaaactCGGATggaatttcatgttatgtcgtttcgcctgagaaattgacaactaccccaggataaattttgagtggttAAGAATAATTTCTAATCCATATAAGATGAACAAGATTGACAATGGGAAAAAGttaaaccgaaatcgcagaatggtagagaaacttaacgctataaaaattattgcttgcatacaaaacttgaacacgagcttggcgaagagacgcttaaatatcgaaatccgtaccgcaagtatgtacaaagatatagttgcatacatttgggatattggggtAATTTCGtcagctataaaacaaatacaaatcaagacaatgtTCGCTGTTGGTTCattatcaagatcaatctaagcagactctcgtgcaattgcggattcaaaagtgtgacgattaattgaattgtttgattgtagatcattagaaattgttgttgccttgttccacatcaatggctcgaacaaccccatggggctgatccttgtagttttttaaataGCTTCGAATTCTAGACATGGctctggattccgaacctgaattttggattTGGACCTAATTTTCAAACCTGGAT
This genomic window from Malaya genurostris strain Urasoe2022 chromosome 1, Malgen_1.1, whole genome shotgun sequence contains:
- the LOC131425414 gene encoding 2',5'-phosphodiesterase 12, whose product is MLLSLVPCFRNQSCSFVIINNLILPNKPHFNSLKYLSNFALRHRYNMNVAYFRQLPNEEQCSISFHLINEKYKINKIFNFCRNVTENIDASADRMRANIEKEVKKRTNRKKKPQKVTTEEPIKTDIPEEVIVRFFDTENKQDVKDMPFSELLNRIRNNKEILLKVLENNFLINFNSPTVQAINLPHSILAGFYVYPSKLELLFAEKEHSSFQWYRGKMPKSKNAEQIEWQLIGEGFSHLVTSNDVGYHLKFVCIPKTLQETGASSEVISNGEIEAGPGQCPFEVRHLFTQNKLANQFQFRVVTYNILADLYADSDYSRNELFGYCSNYALHIDYRKQLFIKELLGYNADIICLQEVDKKVFNMDLQPVLRMKSFEGFFKAKGNTAEGLATFFDVNRFEALDSQGITIGECLETLETFQDLWNQIKTNEKLAARIKERSTAVSVTLLRCRQNPLKHLLVANTHFYFHPDADHIRLLQGGFSMLYVRDIYERFERELQLDRAHFAIIFCGDFNSTPECGMFRLMTERFVGDELADWQSNEEEAVRGVTLAQPFMFQSACGCPKFTNYTVGFQACIDYIYYQCDSLRVNDVVPLPSEEELMAYDAIPSPVFPSDHIALVASFEWAQKS